The Halogranum gelatinilyticum genome contains a region encoding:
- a CDS encoding helix-turn-helix domain-containing protein: protein MSTSTAEVTQEDRLSQSEYRERLRELPPSAKLVAKVLESDAPLSQGQLADESLLPDRTVRYALNRLEDAGLVGSRYSFKDARKQVYYLNRNA, encoded by the coding sequence ATGAGCACCAGTACCGCAGAAGTTACCCAAGAAGACCGTCTGTCACAGAGCGAGTACCGCGAGCGGCTGCGCGAGCTGCCGCCGAGCGCGAAGCTCGTCGCGAAAGTCCTCGAAAGCGACGCACCCCTGTCGCAGGGCCAGCTCGCCGACGAATCGCTCCTGCCGGACCGCACCGTCCGCTACGCGCTCAACCGCCTCGAAGACGCCGGCCTCGTCGGCTCGCGCTACAGCTTCAAGGACGCACGCAAGCAGGTCTACTACCTGAACCGTAACGCGTAA
- a CDS encoding PPOX class F420-dependent oxidoreductase: MIPASHRDILEKESYAQLATLMPDGTPHVTPVWVSHDEGEYVLINTARGRQKEKNIRRDPKVGVSVLDPDDPYRYVSVRGTATLTEEGAVEHTNELARKYMGKDEYPHLGEESGPRVVVRISTDHVSTSG; encoded by the coding sequence ATGATTCCGGCCTCCCACCGCGACATTCTGGAGAAAGAGTCGTACGCCCAGCTCGCGACGCTCATGCCCGACGGGACGCCCCACGTCACGCCCGTCTGGGTCAGCCACGACGAGGGCGAATACGTCCTCATCAACACGGCCCGTGGCCGACAGAAGGAGAAGAACATCCGGCGAGACCCGAAGGTCGGCGTCAGCGTGCTCGACCCCGACGACCCCTACCGCTACGTCTCGGTGCGGGGGACGGCAACGCTGACCGAGGAGGGAGCAGTCGAGCATACCAACGAACTCGCCCGGAAGTACATGGGCAAAGACGAGTATCCCCATCTCGGCGAGGAGTCGGGACCGCGCGTCGTCGTCCGCATCTCGACGGACCACGTCTCGACGAGCGGCTAA
- a CDS encoding class I SAM-dependent methyltransferase → MKGKEWYQADDVAQEYDAKRFSDGGRLIDRREKTAVLEALGPVEDKDVLEIACGTGRFTVMLAERGANIVGLDISSAMMAQGRQKAKSAGVSELVEFMRGDAARLPFPDDHFDAVFAMRFFHLADTPAKFLAEMCRVSKDQVFFDTFNRYSTRSVYTWLLPMGSRLYSRSEVEGLLSGAGLELIGDAHDFVLPFGFYREIPNEVAAPIRGLDTKLRGSGVGEKLASVSYWNARVK, encoded by the coding sequence GTGAAAGGTAAGGAGTGGTACCAGGCCGACGACGTCGCCCAGGAGTACGACGCAAAGCGGTTCTCCGACGGTGGGCGACTCATCGACCGGCGAGAGAAGACGGCGGTCCTCGAAGCGCTCGGTCCCGTCGAGGACAAGGACGTCCTCGAGATCGCCTGCGGGACGGGTCGCTTCACCGTCATGTTAGCAGAGCGTGGGGCGAACATCGTCGGACTCGACATCTCCTCGGCCATGATGGCCCAGGGACGGCAGAAGGCGAAGAGTGCCGGTGTCTCGGAGCTCGTCGAGTTCATGCGCGGCGACGCTGCCCGCCTCCCGTTCCCCGACGACCACTTCGACGCCGTGTTCGCCATGCGATTCTTCCATCTGGCGGATACGCCGGCGAAGTTCCTCGCAGAGATGTGTCGCGTCTCGAAGGACCAGGTGTTCTTCGACACGTTCAACCGGTACAGTACGCGGAGCGTCTACACGTGGCTCCTGCCGATGGGGTCGCGGCTCTACTCGCGCAGCGAGGTGGAGGGGCTGCTCTCGGGTGCCGGACTCGAACTCATCGGCGACGCCCACGACTTCGTGCTCCCGTTCGGCTTCTACCGGGAGATTCCGAACGAAGTCGCGGCACCGATCCGCGGGCTGGACACGAAGCTCCGCGGCAGCGGCGTCGGTGAAAAGCTCGCCTCGGTCTCGTACTGGAACGCCCGCGTGAAGTAG
- a CDS encoding TRAM domain-containing protein — MEISDKLLCLFNAEVREEDDKYLIEVPRREIETGSVETDEIYRVALISREETTETTERESRSSTEPQPPVEAGELRYVEIEDIGKQGDGIARVERGYVIIVPGAEIGERVKVEITEVKSNFAVGEIIEDDF; from the coding sequence TTGGAAATCTCAGATAAGCTGCTGTGTCTGTTCAACGCCGAAGTCCGCGAAGAGGACGACAAATATCTCATCGAAGTCCCCCGTCGCGAGATCGAGACCGGCTCGGTCGAGACCGACGAAATCTACCGCGTCGCACTCATCTCCCGCGAGGAGACAACCGAGACGACGGAGCGCGAGAGCCGGTCGTCGACCGAACCCCAGCCACCGGTCGAGGCGGGTGAACTTCGCTACGTCGAGATCGAGGATATCGGGAAACAGGGAGACGGCATCGCTCGCGTCGAGCGCGGCTACGTCATCATCGTCCCCGGTGCCGAGATCGGCGAGCGGGTGAAAGTCGAGATTACCGAAGTGAAGTCCAACTTCGCCGTCGGCGAGATCATCGAAGACGACTTCTAA